In Mesorhizobium sp. 113-3-3, a genomic segment contains:
- a CDS encoding ABC transporter permease: MKADKNQGILLLPAGALFIFLLALPLVLAGVESFREFTPGRIGSVGGAPLTLASYAELLHPVYIQYFALTYALSFISSIVAILVAFPIAYYISRRSTPTVRKGVIFITVGLLFLSHLVRIYAIELTFGSTGMFAPLLTALGISMNSREYIYFMIVAGLLQYSIPMSMLILIGTIQNLNPRLLEASQSLGTSAFRSHVNITIPLCVRGIVSVFLVSMTMGISAFAIPWILGRGRVLFVSNLIYSRFNEVANFPSGAAISVIMIILCVVMIYIVSRVATLADRS; the protein is encoded by the coding sequence ATGAAAGCCGACAAAAACCAAGGTATATTGCTTCTGCCAGCAGGGGCCCTGTTCATCTTCCTACTCGCGCTGCCCCTGGTTCTGGCAGGTGTCGAAAGCTTTCGTGAATTTACGCCTGGCCGCATCGGTTCGGTGGGTGGTGCGCCGTTGACACTTGCGAGCTATGCCGAGCTTTTGCATCCGGTTTACATCCAATATTTTGCGTTGACGTATGCACTCTCCTTTATTTCCTCCATTGTCGCCATTCTCGTCGCGTTTCCCATTGCCTACTACATAAGCCGCCGCAGCACGCCGACAGTCAGAAAAGGCGTAATCTTCATCACTGTGGGCCTGCTGTTCCTCAGTCATCTCGTTCGAATCTATGCGATTGAGCTGACGTTCGGATCGACCGGAATGTTCGCGCCACTTCTCACCGCCTTGGGAATTAGCATGAATAGCCGCGAGTACATCTACTTTATGATTGTAGCCGGTCTGCTGCAGTACTCCATACCTATGTCAATGCTCATCCTGATCGGTACCATTCAGAATCTCAATCCGCGTCTACTGGAGGCATCTCAGTCCCTAGGCACTTCCGCCTTTCGATCCCATGTCAACATCACAATACCTTTATGCGTTCGAGGCATTGTGTCTGTATTTCTAGTGTCTATGACTATGGGTATAAGCGCGTTTGCAATACCCTGGATACTCGGTCGCGGTCGCGTCCTATTCGTTTCAAACCTTATATACAGCCGATTCAATGAGGTTGCGAATTTCCCGAGCGGCGCAGCAATCTCCGTGATTATGATTATACTTTGCGTGGTTATGATCTACATTGTCTCACGTGTCGCAACACTAGCAGATCGGTCGTAA
- a CDS encoding aldehyde dehydrogenase family protein, with the protein MAGSEVLKNYIDGEWRDSSTGGRIEVDDPSTGEVFAVVADAGRDEVELAVKAAQRVFRERILIDMHPYDRGRMLFRIAEQIESRSAQLAEMLCDDTGKALNVAVSEVQTTVRYLRYYGGLADKHEGRSIPRGANLVDYTIPSPFGVSGHIVPWNFPLELTARSLACALATGNSVVVKSPELAPLSGVAMAVACEAAGVPAGAVNVLSGYGHTAGQSLIDHPEVRHLVFTGSMATGQRVLRAAAERIVPCIMELGGKSAAIVHADADLNAVLASIRIGTFMNAGQNCNGLTRLLVDRSIAQELIERLKDRVESLSVGRGRDDCDITPLISRKQQTSVARACQTAQQQGARTVTGGAALSDRSGYYVGATVFADVRPESDLFQKETFGPVLAITTFDGAEEAVNLSNGTDQGLAAGVFTRDLDKALWTAERLWAGHVYVNGWYVSGVETPFGGINKSGYGREKGVEALDGYVQTRNVGIQVSNPNIVA; encoded by the coding sequence ATGGCCGGCAGCGAGGTTCTTAAGAACTACATCGATGGAGAATGGCGAGACTCCTCCACCGGAGGCCGCATCGAGGTCGACGACCCCTCCACTGGGGAAGTTTTTGCAGTCGTTGCCGATGCAGGCCGTGACGAGGTCGAACTCGCCGTGAAAGCGGCCCAGCGTGTGTTCCGCGAACGGATTCTGATCGATATGCACCCCTATGATCGGGGAAGGATGCTTTTCCGCATCGCTGAACAGATTGAAAGCCGAAGTGCACAACTGGCGGAAATGCTCTGCGACGATACGGGGAAGGCCCTGAACGTAGCCGTATCGGAAGTCCAGACCACTGTAAGATATCTTCGCTATTACGGCGGCCTGGCGGACAAGCATGAAGGCCGGTCGATCCCGCGTGGCGCTAATCTTGTCGATTACACAATTCCCAGCCCGTTTGGGGTTTCAGGCCATATTGTTCCGTGGAACTTTCCACTGGAACTGACCGCAAGGTCCCTTGCCTGCGCCTTGGCTACGGGCAACTCGGTGGTCGTGAAATCGCCGGAACTTGCCCCCCTCTCGGGTGTCGCCATGGCTGTGGCCTGTGAGGCTGCGGGTGTGCCGGCCGGGGCGGTAAATGTTCTGAGCGGCTATGGGCACACTGCGGGCCAGTCATTGATCGATCATCCAGAAGTTCGGCACCTGGTCTTTACAGGTTCGATGGCCACTGGACAGAGGGTCTTGCGCGCTGCAGCAGAGCGTATCGTACCATGCATCATGGAGCTGGGCGGCAAATCAGCGGCGATTGTCCACGCCGATGCTGACCTCAATGCAGTATTGGCATCCATCCGGATCGGCACCTTCATGAACGCTGGACAGAATTGCAACGGCCTTACCCGACTATTGGTTGATCGCTCCATTGCCCAGGAACTCATCGAAAGGCTCAAGGATCGCGTTGAATCCTTGTCGGTCGGCCGAGGCCGCGACGATTGCGACATCACACCGCTGATCTCACGGAAACAACAGACTAGTGTTGCGCGAGCCTGCCAGACTGCCCAGCAACAGGGTGCTCGCACGGTTACCGGCGGAGCTGCCCTGTCGGACCGCAGCGGGTATTACGTGGGAGCCACAGTGTTCGCCGACGTCCGACCTGAAAGCGACCTCTTCCAAAAGGAGACCTTCGGTCCTGTGCTGGCGATCACAACTTTCGACGGTGCCGAAGAGGCAGTTAATTTGTCCAACGGGACTGACCAGGGACTGGCAGCAGGCGTTTTCACCCGAGATTTAGACAAGGCTCTCTGGACTGCAGAGCGGCTGTGGGCAGGGCACGTCTACGTTAATGGCTGGTACGTAAGCGGTGTGGAAACGCCCTTTGGCGGGATCAACAAATCAGGCTACGGCCGGGAAAAGGGCGTGGAAGCACTCGACGGTTACGTGCAGACCCGGAATGTGGGGATACAGGTTTCGAACCCCAATATCGTCGCCTGA
- a CDS encoding ABC transporter permease has product MTLVVGLIFLLTAVFLILPVVTTVLMAFDSRDYLGPFPPQGLSLQWFDKLWDEQYLWAGFYTSLIVASAATLISAIVGTLAAVAMSRMTGAARDVLSSLFLSPLIVPGVIIGFALLMLFSALGIGSPLIRLIAGHLVITIPYSIRMALIGLLGVKSSLREAALSLGANEIQAFLTINFPLAKSSIAAGAVFAFAFSLDDLAISLFLSDFNTFTLPVALVGLLRSSFDLTIAAAAVGLMGVTLILLLVLDRTVGLDRVVGLSVDKA; this is encoded by the coding sequence ATGACGCTGGTGGTTGGACTAATTTTCCTCCTCACCGCGGTTTTCCTGATACTTCCCGTAGTGACGACGGTTCTAATGGCCTTCGACTCTCGTGATTATCTGGGTCCGTTTCCTCCTCAAGGCCTCTCGCTCCAGTGGTTCGACAAGCTATGGGATGAACAATACCTCTGGGCCGGGTTCTACACCAGCTTGATCGTGGCCTCGGCTGCGACGCTGATTTCTGCAATCGTCGGGACTCTTGCCGCCGTCGCAATGAGTAGGATGACCGGTGCAGCCCGGGACGTCTTGTCGTCCCTGTTCCTGTCGCCGCTCATCGTTCCCGGCGTGATTATCGGTTTCGCATTGCTGATGCTGTTTTCAGCACTTGGTATCGGTTCCCCCCTCATCCGACTGATCGCAGGCCACCTTGTAATCACCATTCCCTACAGCATTCGGATGGCGTTAATAGGCCTCCTCGGTGTCAAGAGCTCGTTGCGCGAAGCCGCGTTGAGCTTGGGAGCCAATGAAATTCAGGCATTTCTTACGATTAACTTTCCATTGGCCAAAAGCAGCATTGCAGCCGGAGCGGTGTTTGCGTTCGCTTTCTCCTTGGATGATCTCGCGATCAGCTTGTTTCTCAGCGATTTCAATACCTTCACCCTACCCGTCGCACTCGTTGGGCTTTTGCGGTCGAGTTTTGATCTTACCATTGCTGCGGCTGCAGTGGGTTTGATGGGCGTAACTCTCATTTTGCTGCTGGTTCTCGACCGGACCGTCGGTCTCGACCGTGTTGTCGGCCTCAGCGTTGATAAGGCGTAA
- the doeA gene encoding ectoine hydrolase DoeA (DoeA (degradation of ectoine A) is also called EutD (ectoine utilization D).) has translation MPAQQLSFELSEYQSRLAKTRSAMQKRGIDTLLVSEPANMAWLTGYDAWSFYNHQIVVVPSEGDPIWWGRCSDENGANRTVFFSEQNVVSYVDEFNQTPDRHPMEDLCRVLGERKLDRGAIGVEKDNYYFSALAFEVLQARLPNAKFVDATVLVNWQRAVKSPRELDYMRHAGRIVTRMHERILDKMEPGLRKCDLVADIYDAAIRGTPEAGGDYPSIVPITPSGADLSSCHFTWDERPLLNNEVTYFEIAGVHKRYHVPTCRTYCLGEVPQHFIEAEKATLEGMEAGLQVAKPGATCEDWSEAFFKVLNKHGLHKTTRAGYPVGLSYPPDWGEHTMSLRPGDKTVLEPGMAFHFMTGFWYGDWGFEITETVLITPEGNECLASVPRKLFVKP, from the coding sequence ATGCCTGCACAACAACTGAGTTTTGAGCTAAGTGAGTACCAGAGCCGGTTAGCGAAGACCCGTTCTGCAATGCAGAAACGGGGAATTGATACACTTCTGGTCAGCGAGCCGGCAAATATGGCTTGGTTGACCGGTTATGATGCTTGGTCCTTCTACAACCACCAAATCGTCGTTGTCCCGTCCGAAGGTGACCCCATCTGGTGGGGCCGGTGTTCCGATGAGAATGGTGCTAACCGGACTGTGTTCTTTTCGGAACAGAATGTGGTCAGCTACGTGGACGAATTCAACCAGACCCCTGACAGGCATCCGATGGAAGATCTGTGCAGGGTTCTGGGTGAGCGAAAACTCGACCGCGGGGCGATCGGCGTCGAAAAAGACAACTATTATTTCTCGGCTCTTGCCTTCGAGGTACTCCAAGCTCGGCTGCCGAACGCGAAGTTCGTTGATGCGACGGTCTTGGTAAACTGGCAGAGGGCTGTGAAAAGCCCCAGGGAATTGGACTACATGCGCCACGCGGGACGGATCGTTACCCGCATGCACGAACGAATACTGGATAAAATGGAACCTGGCTTGCGAAAGTGTGACCTGGTTGCGGACATCTATGATGCCGCGATTCGGGGCACTCCGGAAGCGGGAGGCGACTACCCGTCCATCGTTCCGATAACTCCATCTGGCGCCGATCTCTCCTCGTGCCATTTTACGTGGGATGAAAGGCCGCTGCTCAACAACGAGGTCACCTATTTCGAGATTGCCGGCGTGCACAAGCGTTACCACGTCCCGACATGCCGGACGTATTGCCTTGGCGAAGTACCTCAACATTTCATCGAAGCGGAGAAGGCCACGCTAGAAGGAATGGAGGCCGGTCTGCAGGTTGCAAAGCCAGGGGCGACCTGTGAGGATTGGTCCGAGGCGTTCTTCAAGGTTCTTAATAAGCATGGCCTGCACAAAACCACCCGCGCAGGCTACCCGGTTGGTCTGTCATATCCGCCGGACTGGGGCGAGCACACCATGAGCCTGCGGCCAGGTGACAAGACTGTTCTTGAACCGGGCATGGCATTCCATTTCATGACCGGATTCTGGTATGGCGACTGGGGATTTGAGATCACGGAAACCGTTCTCATAACTCCCGAGGGCAACGAATGCCTAGCCTCGGTGCCGAGAAAGCTTTTCGTGAAGCCTTAA
- a CDS encoding ABC transporter ATP-binding protein, producing MNVLELKRVSKSYGSFLAVDDVSLTIEKGAILSLLGPSGCGKTTTLRMIAGFTAPNSGSVIINGSDVGHLKPYDRNVGLVFQDYALFPHMTVFQNVAYGMKYRGIAASEIPARVARMLGLVRLGSMEGRYPRELSGGQQQRVALARALATDPQVVLLDEPLSALDAKLRLELRLELKEILRSVEATTIVVTHDQEEALSLGDEVVVMRDGRIAQRGSPTAIYNDPADRFVAEFVGRSNWFNASNWRDAANGFVNYESVAGISICGQAKPNTSGKVDLCIRPENIDVLAAGEPATMDENTMPGTVVDVAPLGADVHIVIDIDHGPRVLAIQKSGSQRTSFGVGQSVRIGFSPADVLVF from the coding sequence ATGAATGTTCTTGAGCTGAAGCGGGTATCCAAGTCATACGGGAGTTTTCTGGCGGTCGATGATGTATCCCTCACTATCGAAAAGGGGGCGATACTATCGCTTCTCGGCCCCAGTGGCTGTGGAAAAACCACGACCTTGCGCATGATTGCTGGCTTTACAGCCCCTAATTCAGGCTCAGTCATCATCAACGGGTCTGATGTCGGTCATCTGAAGCCTTACGATCGCAACGTGGGTCTGGTTTTCCAGGACTACGCACTTTTCCCTCATATGACCGTGTTCCAGAACGTTGCCTATGGGATGAAGTACAGGGGGATCGCTGCCTCCGAGATTCCTGCTCGTGTTGCCAGAATGCTCGGGCTCGTAAGGCTCGGGAGCATGGAAGGGCGATATCCTCGCGAGTTGAGTGGAGGTCAACAGCAACGCGTCGCGCTGGCACGTGCCTTAGCCACTGATCCCCAGGTCGTACTACTAGATGAGCCATTGTCCGCCCTGGATGCCAAGCTGCGTTTGGAACTTCGCCTCGAATTGAAGGAAATTCTGAGGTCGGTGGAGGCAACTACAATCGTGGTGACCCACGATCAGGAAGAAGCGCTCAGTCTGGGAGACGAGGTCGTTGTCATGCGGGATGGACGAATTGCACAACGCGGATCCCCCACGGCGATTTACAACGACCCTGCGGATCGATTTGTCGCTGAGTTCGTCGGCAGATCAAATTGGTTTAACGCAAGCAACTGGCGCGACGCAGCTAATGGCTTTGTTAATTACGAAAGCGTCGCGGGCATCTCGATATGCGGCCAAGCCAAGCCAAACACATCCGGCAAGGTTGACCTTTGCATCAGGCCTGAAAACATCGACGTACTGGCCGCCGGAGAGCCGGCGACTATGGACGAAAACACCATGCCCGGTACCGTGGTCGACGTCGCTCCGTTGGGCGCCGATGTCCATATCGTCATCGATATTGACCACGGCCCAAGAGTCCTCGCCATTCAAAAGAGCGGCAGCCAACGGACAAGTTTCGGAGTAGGCCAATCCGTTAGGATCGGTTTCTCACCAGCCGATGTGCTGGTTTTCTGA
- a CDS encoding amidase family protein, which produces MDSKSIGFMPAAELAQLIRTRKISPVEYMSALLARIAELEPKVNAFAYLDADRAMDDAKKAEAALTSGARIGLLHGVPATIKDHSITKDMPTQHGSKIFAGHQPAEDTQVVSRLRDEGAIILGKTTVPEFGWTGVSRSPLTGITSNPWKLGYNAGASSAGAGAAAAAGFGPLHQGGDGAGSIRMPAHFCGVFGLKPSFGRVPYSPLGVDDFSAHVGPITRTVADSALMLQVIAGPHFLDHTTLEAGPANYLARLHDGVNGRRIAYSPNLGVARVDPEVASLVKAAAARFEELGAIVEEVATPWAKDGPELIRFFWSAHQTGLARYLPQWEADMDPGLVACIKQSKDVSISQYQEMRERKMRYVEKIHRWFQDWDFLLTPSVSVAAFPAEKLMPDHWPTHPWDWIMWAEFSYPFNMSWNPAASVPCGFTQSELPVGLQIVGKRFDDLGVLQASAAFETLRPWANKRPQL; this is translated from the coding sequence ATGGACTCTAAGAGCATCGGCTTTATGCCAGCGGCCGAATTGGCCCAGTTGATCCGTACCAGGAAGATTTCTCCGGTAGAGTACATGAGCGCCTTGCTAGCTCGTATCGCTGAGCTGGAGCCTAAGGTGAACGCCTTCGCCTATCTTGATGCAGATCGCGCAATGGACGACGCGAAAAAGGCTGAAGCCGCCTTGACGAGTGGCGCGAGGATCGGCCTGCTACACGGTGTGCCTGCCACGATCAAAGATCACTCCATCACCAAGGACATGCCGACACAGCACGGCAGCAAGATCTTCGCCGGCCATCAGCCGGCCGAGGATACACAGGTGGTGTCGCGCCTGCGGGACGAGGGTGCGATCATTCTCGGCAAGACCACAGTACCAGAGTTCGGCTGGACGGGCGTTTCGCGTAGTCCGCTCACCGGGATTACGAGCAACCCTTGGAAGCTCGGGTACAATGCCGGCGCCTCCTCGGCTGGCGCTGGCGCTGCGGCGGCGGCAGGTTTCGGGCCGTTGCACCAAGGCGGTGACGGAGCGGGCTCAATCCGCATGCCTGCACACTTCTGTGGGGTGTTTGGACTAAAACCCAGCTTCGGGCGTGTGCCCTACTCTCCACTCGGCGTCGATGATTTCAGTGCCCATGTCGGACCGATAACGCGCACCGTTGCAGACAGCGCTCTCATGCTTCAGGTGATAGCCGGTCCGCACTTCCTGGACCATACGACGCTTGAGGCGGGACCTGCCAACTATCTCGCGCGACTGCACGACGGCGTAAATGGCAGGCGGATTGCCTACAGCCCGAATTTAGGCGTCGCCCGCGTCGATCCTGAAGTCGCGTCGCTCGTGAAGGCCGCCGCCGCGCGTTTTGAAGAGCTTGGCGCAATCGTCGAGGAAGTAGCCACTCCTTGGGCGAAGGATGGGCCGGAGCTGATCCGTTTCTTCTGGTCTGCTCATCAAACTGGCCTCGCCCGGTACCTTCCGCAATGGGAGGCCGATATGGACCCCGGACTAGTCGCCTGTATCAAGCAGTCCAAGGATGTCTCCATCTCGCAATATCAAGAAATGCGTGAGCGGAAGATGCGCTACGTTGAGAAGATACATCGGTGGTTCCAGGACTGGGACTTCCTGCTGACGCCATCGGTTTCGGTCGCCGCCTTTCCCGCCGAGAAGCTGATGCCAGATCACTGGCCTACGCATCCATGGGACTGGATTATGTGGGCGGAGTTCAGCTATCCGTTCAACATGTCCTGGAACCCGGCCGCAAGCGTGCCATGCGGATTTACCCAGAGTGAGCTTCCTGTCGGTCTCCAGATCGTTGGCAAGCGCTTCGATGATCTTGGTGTCTTACAGGCCTCTGCAGCCTTCGAAACGCTAAGGCCATGGGCCAACAAGCGCCCGCAACTCTGA
- the ehuB gene encoding ectoine/hydroxyectoine ABC transporter substrate-binding protein EhuB, whose protein sequence is MESAKCSRTSSPRSAAGIFFKTLVAAGIAAAAVVANAFPASAQSLLEKIKKGEPVRIGFSNELPWAYPGKNGEPLGFMNAITIDVLKKLGTAKVEPILTEWGSLVPGLQAGRFDVITGGMYITPERCRNVLFTEPLGTFSDALVVPKGNPEGLHSYKDILDKGLTLVIATGSVFVKQAIDAGIPDDRTMQVAGNPEVVQAVKSGRASAGSGSYFTLKESVDMDPALELAEPFEAPGGRAYPGLALLPSQQADVDAFNAALKAYMGTEQMMNAVSKYGYTKINLPDGTKTADLCKS, encoded by the coding sequence ATGGAATCTGCAAAATGCTCGCGAACATCGTCGCCCCGCTCGGCTGCTGGCATCTTTTTCAAAACTCTTGTCGCGGCCGGTATTGCGGCTGCGGCTGTCGTCGCAAACGCTTTTCCGGCGTCTGCGCAGTCGCTTTTGGAAAAGATCAAGAAAGGCGAGCCGGTCAGGATAGGATTTTCCAACGAGTTGCCTTGGGCGTACCCGGGGAAGAATGGTGAGCCGCTCGGCTTTATGAACGCCATTACGATCGATGTTCTGAAAAAGCTCGGTACGGCCAAGGTGGAGCCCATCCTCACTGAGTGGGGCTCCCTCGTTCCTGGTCTCCAAGCCGGACGTTTTGATGTGATTACGGGCGGCATGTACATCACCCCGGAGCGATGCCGCAACGTTCTGTTCACCGAACCACTCGGGACCTTCTCTGATGCACTGGTGGTGCCAAAGGGCAATCCTGAGGGCTTGCACTCCTATAAGGACATTCTCGACAAGGGTCTGACCTTGGTCATAGCCACGGGATCAGTCTTCGTTAAGCAGGCGATAGATGCTGGCATACCCGATGACAGGACGATGCAGGTAGCCGGCAATCCCGAGGTCGTCCAGGCCGTCAAGTCGGGCCGCGCTTCAGCCGGTAGCGGCTCCTACTTTACGCTCAAGGAGTCAGTCGACATGGATCCTGCACTCGAGCTCGCCGAACCTTTCGAAGCACCGGGCGGTCGGGCCTATCCGGGTCTGGCGTTGCTCCCCAGCCAGCAGGCTGACGTGGACGCTTTCAATGCCGCGCTGAAAGCCTATATGGGCACGGAACAGATGATGAACGCGGTCAGCAAGTACGGCTACACCAAAATCAATCTGCCAGATGGCACAAAAACAGCGGATCTGTGCAAATCGTAG
- a CDS encoding M20 family metallopeptidase, which translates to MPSPDPQLVSLLQDLTRIESVNPSLSKTGSGERAMALYLQKYCEERGLACELQEVKDGRPNLVAWVPGTDPDRRILFIAHTDTVPVEKWEDNPFSGDIRDGLLHGRGSCDTKGSLAAMLRALCTLGARKPKATVVLVASIDEEYRKIGARAVADSGVAYEAAVVGEPTSLELVVAHKGSVRWQVEVEGIPVHSSRPHLGVNAITGMARIILALEELNRNLSLRENALVGPPALTVSLIEGGIELTTVPPACRIWIDRRLTPGESPQGAIQEVEDILKHFRESEYKIIARSLLPALEDPAPLSAEGSRIAEVASLICKDVAGTGRFTGAPWGTDASQLAGVSCVVIGPGSMAQAHTSNEYITLDQLDYAVQIYQRIMLEY; encoded by the coding sequence ATGCCTTCGCCCGATCCACAGCTGGTATCGCTCCTACAGGACTTGACGCGCATTGAGAGCGTCAACCCCTCTCTGTCCAAGACCGGGAGCGGTGAACGGGCTATGGCTCTTTACCTGCAGAAATATTGCGAGGAACGCGGGTTAGCTTGTGAGCTTCAGGAAGTGAAGGACGGGCGCCCGAATTTGGTGGCTTGGGTGCCTGGAACGGATCCCGACCGGCGCATCCTGTTCATTGCCCACACGGATACCGTGCCGGTTGAGAAATGGGAGGATAATCCGTTTTCGGGAGATATCCGAGACGGGCTTCTCCACGGCCGGGGCAGCTGTGATACCAAAGGCTCCCTCGCAGCAATGCTAAGGGCACTGTGCACGCTTGGAGCACGAAAACCGAAAGCCACGGTAGTCCTGGTGGCCAGTATTGACGAGGAATACCGCAAAATCGGCGCTCGCGCCGTAGCAGATTCCGGTGTTGCCTACGAAGCCGCCGTCGTCGGCGAGCCAACAAGCTTGGAATTGGTAGTAGCCCACAAAGGGTCAGTCCGCTGGCAGGTCGAAGTCGAAGGTATACCGGTTCATTCTTCGAGACCGCACCTGGGCGTCAACGCGATCACCGGGATGGCTCGGATCATATTAGCGCTCGAAGAGCTGAACAGGAACCTAAGCTTACGCGAAAATGCGCTCGTCGGCCCCCCTGCCCTGACCGTAAGCCTGATTGAAGGTGGGATAGAACTGACAACCGTTCCCCCGGCCTGCCGGATCTGGATCGACCGTCGACTAACTCCTGGAGAGTCTCCACAGGGAGCCATTCAAGAGGTCGAGGATATTCTCAAACACTTCCGTGAAAGCGAATACAAGATTATCGCCCGCTCACTCCTTCCGGCGCTGGAAGACCCCGCTCCCTTAAGTGCCGAAGGTAGCCGAATTGCGGAGGTGGCCTCCCTAATCTGCAAAGATGTGGCAGGAACTGGCAGGTTTACGGGTGCGCCTTGGGGAACGGATGCTAGCCAACTCGCTGGGGTATCCTGTGTAGTGATTGGCCCCGGTAGCATGGCTCAAGCCCATACCAGCAACGAGTATATTACCTTGGATCAGCTGGATTATGCTGTCCAAATCTACCAACGCATAATGCTGGAATATTGA
- the ectB gene encoding diaminobutyrate--2-oxoglutarate transaminase — MNKPLTPINDTSLELFDRLESEVRSYVRSFPVLFDHASNTKLVGADGREFIDFFGGAGALNYGHNNPAFKQALLDYIERDGIVHSLDLATTAKRAFMEAFEKHILLPRGLNYKLQFPGPTGTNAVEAALKLARLATGRSNVVAFTNGFHGVSVGALAATGYKEFRTAAGISLANVTMLPYDGYLGEGIDTLDYFENLLLDPNSGLDKPAAVILEAVQGEGGINIASTPWLKRLRELTTQHGILLICDEIQAGIGRTGKFFAFETSGIIPDIVTLSKSLSAYGTPMSLILMKPEVDVWAPAAHTGTFRGNNLAFITARRAIEVYWSDNKFEKQIAEKSAVLAESLKAIAEEFSALGLTVRGRGLMFGLVCQKHRHFASAVSKEALSRGLVIETAGSYGEVVKFMTALTITEEDLRRGLSVIRDSVETVSKTLN; from the coding sequence ATGAACAAGCCACTCACTCCCATCAATGACACGAGCCTGGAGCTATTTGATCGGCTCGAATCTGAAGTCCGCAGCTATGTCCGCTCCTTTCCGGTTTTATTCGACCACGCGTCCAACACAAAGCTGGTGGGCGCAGACGGTCGTGAGTTCATCGATTTCTTCGGTGGGGCGGGCGCTCTCAATTATGGGCATAACAATCCCGCTTTCAAACAGGCTCTGCTGGACTACATCGAGCGCGACGGCATCGTCCACAGTCTGGATCTCGCCACGACGGCGAAAAGGGCTTTCATGGAGGCCTTTGAGAAGCATATTCTCCTGCCGCGTGGGCTTAACTACAAGCTGCAGTTCCCGGGACCCACCGGCACGAATGCCGTTGAAGCAGCCCTGAAGCTCGCTCGCCTCGCGACAGGTAGATCAAACGTTGTGGCTTTCACCAACGGGTTTCACGGCGTCAGTGTCGGCGCCCTTGCGGCGACCGGCTACAAGGAGTTCCGCACGGCGGCCGGTATCTCACTCGCGAACGTCACGATGCTGCCGTACGATGGGTACCTCGGCGAAGGAATCGACACCCTAGATTATTTCGAAAACCTTCTCCTTGATCCGAACAGCGGCTTAGACAAGCCCGCTGCTGTCATTCTGGAAGCAGTTCAGGGCGAAGGTGGCATTAACATCGCCAGCACGCCTTGGCTGAAGCGGCTGCGCGAACTGACAACCCAGCATGGCATCTTGCTCATCTGCGATGAAATTCAGGCCGGTATAGGCCGCACGGGCAAGTTCTTCGCCTTTGAGACCTCCGGGATCATCCCCGACATTGTAACTCTGTCAAAGTCGCTGTCGGCTTATGGCACACCAATGTCTCTTATCCTGATGAAGCCGGAGGTCGACGTGTGGGCCCCAGCGGCACACACCGGCACGTTCCGGGGCAACAATCTGGCCTTCATCACCGCGCGCAGGGCAATTGAAGTTTACTGGTCAGACAACAAGTTTGAAAAGCAAATTGCCGAGAAATCAGCCGTATTGGCTGAATCTCTCAAAGCGATCGCCGAAGAATTTTCGGCCCTCGGACTCACCGTCCGCGGTCGTGGACTGATGTTTGGTCTTGTTTGCCAAAAACATCGCCACTTCGCATCCGCAGTGTCGAAGGAAGCTCTAAGCCGTGGCTTGGTGATTGAAACGGCGGGATCGTACGGAGAAGTGGTAAAGTTCATGACAGCGCTCACGATCACTGAAGAAGATCTCCGCCGCGGCCTTTCGGTCATTCGCGATAGTGTCGAAACCGTGAGCAAAACCCTCAACTAG